The nucleotide sequence AAATTAGCTGCTTTGAAGCTCGCATTTAATGCTTTTATTTTAACTTTAGAAATTTCAATTTCTTGTAAAAGATTATCTAGTTCTATATCTACTTTTCTTTTAGTTTTTTCAAGCTCTAATTGAGTGATTTTGCTTGTATATTTTTGAGCTTCTAGAGCTTTTTGATTAGCACCAAAATCAAAAATTTTCCACTCAAAAGCCAAAATAAAACGATTGCTTTGTCCATGTTCTTTTAAAAAGCTTTCGCTTGTTGATTTTAGCTCATGCGGTAATTTAGGATTGTAGTTCATATCATAAAAACTAAAACTATTTTGTAAAAATATTTTTGGAAACAACTCAGCTCTAGCAGAGTCTATTTTTAAATTTTCTAAATTTAATTTTTCTTGCATAAGGGCTATTTCATAGCTTTTGTTTTTTTCTGCACTTGGTTCTTGTAAAATATTTTGAAAAGAAGGCGTAAAATGCGTTTTACTAAGATTATAAATTTCATTTTTTAATTCATATAGTTTTAATTCATTTTGAGCCAATTCATAAGAGCTTAACTCAAATTTTGCTCTTATGCTCTCAAGCTCACTTTGGCTAGCAAGTCCAGCTTGGTAAAAATTTTCTAAGCGCTTGAGTTGATTTTGCAGAGTGATTTCTTTTTGTTTATCACTTGCTATAATACTTTCTAAACTAAGATAATTAAAATACAAAACACTAGCACTAAGCGCCATATAATTTGCCATGTTTTCTTTTTCAAGATGAGCAAGTTGTTTTAGACTTTGCATGCTAGCGATTTTTGCTTCTCTATTACCCCCATCAAAAAGTAAAAAT is from Campylobacter sp. CNRCH_2014_0184h and encodes:
- a CDS encoding TolC family protein; protein product: MKILYLLFLPLFLLANNLKEFIDLSLNNENYLQKQLQFSKSILEQESVQNAYLPSLHLGVSYLGSNKDRFIIEPQESLMSTLSLKFLLFDGGNREAKIASMQSLKQLAHLEKENMANYMALSASVLYFNYLSLESIIASDKQKEITLQNQLKRLENFYQAGLASQSELESIRAKFELSSYELAQNELKLYELKNEIYNLSKTHFTPSFQNILQEPSAEKNKSYEIALMQEKLNLENLKIDSARAELFPKIFLQNSFSFYDMNYNPKLPHELKSTSESFLKEHGQSNRFILAFEWKIFDFGANQKALEAQKYTSKITQLELEKTKRKVDIELDNLLQEIEISKVKIKALNASFKAANLAFEAIEKKYIAGLCSYVEYLNALELKYKSQSQLELAKNEYEITKARYYFTAGIDIKTKVLE